The window GCCGACCCGCTTGCTGATTTCGTCGATCAGCTCCAGTTCGTCCATCGCATCAATGTTGATGCACAGGCCGTTGTGGATCGCCATCTCAAGCTCTTCAGGCTGCTTGTTGGAGCCGTTGAGCGCGAGCTTCTTGGGATTCGATCCCGCGAGAAGCGCGAGGTACATCTCGTTGACGCCGAAGCAATCGCCGCCGGCGCCTTCCTGATTCATGATGTGCCTGATCGCGAGGCCGTTGTTCGACTTGTTGGCGAACAGGATTTCGACGTCCGGGTAGCGACTTGTGAAGGCGTCCCGGAACCGGCGATATGTATAGCGAAGCTGGTTTTCCGAGATGATGTAGAGCGGCGTGCCGAATTTGCGCGCAAGCTCCGCTACGTCGCATCCATCGACCCACAAATTGCCGTTCGGCCCGATGCCGAAAAACTCGCCGAAGCTTTCCTTGTAGGTGCGCGGCTCAATCTTGGATGGGATCTGCGCTGCGATTGTCATTTGTTGTCTCCTTGCGATGCAGTGACGAATCTATGCCTTGAGCAAGCCGAGTTCGATCAGGCCCTTGCGAAGCCCCTGAATCTGTTCCTCTCCCAACGGACGCAGCGGAGGCCGCGGATCTCCGCCACCCGGAAAGCCCATCAGATCCATTGCCGACTTGGTCGCGGGATAAAGCGTGCGGCCCTCTGAAGTCAGAAGTTCGGTCAGGAGGCATCCGATCTTCTGCAATTCGGCAGCGCGCTTCTTGTCACCGCTCTTGGCGGCCTCAAAGAGGGGGCGGCCCACATCAGGCCAGACATTCGGAAAGCAATCGACGAAACCGTCGGCACCAAGCTGGATCGCTGGAGCGCCATATACGGAAGAAGGTCCGCAGAACACGCGGATCTTGTCGGCAACCGTGATCAGCGTGGAGTAGAAATTGTTCCAGTCGCCCGAGCTTTCCTTGATCGCGACAACCGTATCGAGGTCGGCAAGCCTGTTGGCAAGCTGTGGCGACAAGGCGTTCACGGCATTGCCGGGGATGTTGTAAAGCAGGATCGGCACCTTGGTGCGGCTCACGACATCGCTGTAGTGGGCGAATATCTCGTCGTCGGTCAGCTTCACGAAGTAGGGCGGGAGGATCAAGACGCCGTCGACCCCGGCCTTCGTCGCCATGTTTGTCAAGGTAACCGTTTCCTCGACGGTGACGGCCCCGGTTCCGACGATCAACGTCACTCGACCGGCCACGGCCTCGACTGCCAGTTCGTAGTAGCGCTTGCGCTCCTCGTGGCTCAGCGTCCAGAATTCGCCGGTACACCCGGCAACGACAAACCCGTCCGATCCGGCAGCGATAAGCCGCTCGAGATTCGCGACAAAAGCCTTTTCATCAATCTTACCATTCTTATCGAAGGGCGTTGTCATGGCCGGAAATGAACCCGCCCAATCGATACTGTTTCTATCCACTTTCAGTCTCCTAACATTCTAGAGGTGGGAGGATCCCCATTGGAATAACCGGAGCGCGGCACCGGATCGATTTGACCCGTCACGGCTCCTTGGCCGGCAAACGCCAGCCGGACGCCCGATCGAACAGGTGAAGGCGCATGCTGCGAAATGCGACGCGGACGCCCTGGCCCTGCTCAAGATGGACATGTGCGGGAACGCGCGCCGTGATCAGCGCATCCGCAACCAATAGCTGGACGATGCTCTCGTGACCGGTCGGCTCGATCAGCTTGACCGTCGCGGGGAAACCCTTGTCATCGAGGTAAATGTCCTCTGGCCTGATGCCGAGCTTGATGGCAAGTGGATCGCGGCTTTCGCGCTCAACGTGACTTGCTTCGAGCGGGATCGTCAGCGGACCCAACCGGACTTCGGGCCCCTTGCCGGTCCAATGAAGATCCGCATCCAGCAATGTCATCGCGGGGGTGCCGATAAACTCGGCTACAAAGACATTTGCCGGGGCTTCATAGATTGTGGACGGCGTGGCGAATTGTTGAAGATTGCCCTTGTTCATGACGGCGATCCGCGTCGACATGGTCATCGCTTCAAGCTGGTCATGCGTGACATAGACCATGGTCTTGCCGATCTTGCGATGCAGCTCGATCAGTTCGGCCCGCATGTGTGCGCGAAGCTTGGCATCCAGATTTGAAAGCGGCTCGTCCAGCAGGAATATCGCCGGCTTGCGCACGAGCGCCCGACCAAGCGCAACGCGCTGCTGCTGGCCGCCGGAAAGCTGCCGCGGCTTGCGGTTTAGGTATTGTTCCAGTT is drawn from Rhizobiaceae bacterium and contains these coding sequences:
- a CDS encoding dihydrodipicolinate synthase family protein — protein: MDRNSIDWAGSFPAMTTPFDKNGKIDEKAFVANLERLIAAGSDGFVVAGCTGEFWTLSHEERKRYYELAVEAVAGRVTLIVGTGAVTVEETVTLTNMATKAGVDGVLILPPYFVKLTDDEIFAHYSDVVSRTKVPILLYNIPGNAVNALSPQLANRLADLDTVVAIKESSGDWNNFYSTLITVADKIRVFCGPSSVYGAPAIQLGADGFVDCFPNVWPDVGRPLFEAAKSGDKKRAAELQKIGCLLTELLTSEGRTLYPATKSAMDLMGFPGGGDPRPPLRPLGEEQIQGLRKGLIELGLLKA
- a CDS encoding ABC transporter ATP-binding protein — encoded protein: MKRGLETTNDQQSAWGITLDKLHKQFGSAVAVNKLDLKIEPGEFVSLLGPSGCGKTTTLRMLAGLEFPTSGSINFGERDVTNVAPAQRDIAMVFQSYALYPHMTVADNIAYPLKKRGVPKAERPAMVESVARLLQLEQYLNRKPRQLSGGQQQRVALGRALVRKPAIFLLDEPLSNLDAKLRAHMRAELIELHRKIGKTMVYVTHDQLEAMTMSTRIAVMNKGNLQQFATPSTIYEAPANVFVAEFIGTPAMTLLDADLHWTGKGPEVRLGPLTIPLEASHVERESRDPLAIKLGIRPEDIYLDDKGFPATVKLIEPTGHESIVQLLVADALITARVPAHVHLEQGQGVRVAFRSMRLHLFDRASGWRLPAKEP